CTGCGATTGTGTATCACAGCGATTTTGATAAGTGGAATCCTGGTGCTCATGCAGGTACATTCCGTGGTAACCAGCTAGCAATGGCATCAGGTATGGTAGTGATGCGTCATCTTGCGGAAAACCAATTACATCTGCATGCAGGTGCAATGGGTGCTAAGTTAAAGCATGACTTAGAAGCGATTGATAGTGACGTTATCGGTGATGTCCGTGGTCGTGGTTTGATGTTAGGTATCGAGATTGTTGATCCTAATGGCGAGCGTGATGTATTAGGTAACTTGCCACAAGATGGCGAACGTGCGAAAGAGATTCAACAAGCAGCATTACGTCGTGGTTTGATTATTGAATTAGGTGGGCGTTTTGGTTCTACTATCCGCATGTTACCGCCACTGATTATCCAATCTGAAGAAATTGATGTGGTTGTGGCAATCCTAACGGATGCGATTAATTCTGTTGCAACTTAGTTAGCTATTTAGTCCACTGAGTCGCTAGATAAAAATTTAATGCATAATAAAGGCCTTTAGATGATTTATTCATGATGAATAAGTCAATACTAAAGGCTTTTTTGTGTTCGGTATCACTCTTTTTTACATTTGCAACGAATAAGTGATATTGAGAATTATTACTATTAGGTGTTAGTATACTTAATCGTTTTTAAGCTAGAGTTAATGGATTTGACTAGTATAGAGCAAGTTATACCACCTAAGTTACTATTATATATTTTAAAATCAGAAAATTATGGTGTTGAATACCAACCTATCATAGCACTTGATACACTTGAAATATTTGCTTATGAAGCGTTATCACGTTTCTATGATGATCAAAGTAATGCCATCCCCCCAGATCAAGTATATAAGGCATTGCATGATAATCCGCTATCTCTATTTCAGGTGGAGTATGCACAGAAAAAATTACAGCTTCAACACGCTCCAAAAAATATCAAATTGTTTGTTAATTTAGATCAAGATTCATATTTTGCTTATGGCGATGATATCGCAGATTTGTCGATAGTCACGAAACAATTAAATCCCTTCATTCAGTTGTTTTTAGATCATAAGGACAATGAAGTAGTTGTTGAGTTGATTGAAAACTCCGAGATAATCGACGCCAAAATGAGTATTAACATGATCAAATTAATGGCGTCATATAATATAAGAACTGCAATTGATGATGTTTGTAACGAACAGTCGATGCTCTCTACCGCAGTGTTAGAACAAGTTAATTTTATTAAATTTGATCGTTTTGTGGTATTGAATCAGCATAATGCCCAATTTTTATTATTGATTAGAGCCTTGATTGCTTATGCTAGAGCCGCAGGTAAGAAAACGATTTTGGAGGGCGTGGAAACAGAGGGGGATCTGTTGTTTGCAAAGTCGCTAAATATTGATTATGTACAAGGCTTTCTATTTAAACCGCAGTTTCTATTTATACATAAGACTTAACATATAATGTTGGCTTTTAAACGGGTTAAAAGCCAACATGTTGCGCATATAAAATATTTAGATATAAGGTATTATTTTAATTTAAACTGACCAACAATCGCGACTAACTGCTCGTTTGAACTAGCAAGTTCACGGGTACTGTCCATGGTTTTATCACCATTATCAGTAAGCTGATTAACCATGCTCTGGATCATTGTCATGTTACGGTTGATTTCTTCCGTCACAGAACTTTGTTCCTCTGCCGCAGTAGCAATCTGAATACCAAGATCGTTAATTTGCATAACAGAGGTTGTCATTGAGTCAAGATTATCATTCACACTTGCTGTCGTTGTTGCCGTTTGTTGGCAACTAGCCTTAGTGATATCCATTGCGCGAACAACCATATCAGCGCCGTTACGTAGGCGGGCTAACATTTCATTAATCTCAGACGTACTTTGCTGGGTTCTTGCTGCAAGCGTTCGTACTTCATCTGCTACAACGGCAAAACCACGACCTTGCTCACCAGCACGCGCCGCTTCGATAGCTGCGTTCAGTGCAAGTAGGTTCGTTTGGTCGGCAATGTCACCAATCACACTTAATACTGTGCTGATTTTGTGAGTATCTTCATTCATTGTTTGAATGTTCAGCGCCATCGCTTCAACTTCGTTTACTAAGTCTGCAACACCATGTACAGCACCTTCAACAACGGCTTTTGATTTATGTGCTTCATCGGCAGATTGCTGCGTAAAGGTTGCTGATTGTGCGGCATTTTGCGCAACACTGTCTGCTGTTGAACTCATTTCAGTAACAGCAACAACAACTTGGTCAGTCTCACTAGCGTGATCCACTAATACCGCGTTGTTGTGTTCAGTCTGCGATTTTAATTGCTCGATACCTGCTGAAATATGATCGGTAGATTGAGAGATCTCTAACATCATATCTTGCAAGTTGATCACGAAGCGGTTAACAGCTTCGGCTATCTGACCTAAATCATCATTACTCGTTACTGCAAGGCGTTGCGTTAAATCGGCATTACCATGGGCAAGATCAACGACGGTTGATTTCAACGCGAGAATAGGGCGATAAAGCTGGTTAAGTGCGGCATATACAATTGCAGACGCGATAATAATAAGCAGCAGGGCGCCAAGCAGCGTTTCTTCTAATAACTCTTTTACAGTCGCGTAGTGTGCTGATTGATCTACGGTAATAACTAAATGCCAGCTCATTGAATCATCAAGTTTGATGCTTTCAAAGTAGCTTACTTTATCTGCGCCATTGACGCTGAACTCAGAGACACCTTCATCATTATTAAGCATTTTCTGTTGCAGTTTCGCATAACCCATGTCGTCAGCTAATTTGCTTTGACCTGGATTATTAATTTGTACTGTCGATGCGATGGCCGTACCTTGATTGTCGTATAGACTTGTTACAGCATTGGCAAATGCCGAATCACGCACCATATCATTCAATACACCTAGCTCGATATCAGCAAGTAATACACCTTCCAGGCGACCATTTTTATAAAAGGGTTCAGCGATACTAATCAGTAACTGCTTAGTCAGGGCATCTTTATACATGGCTGTTACGATCGTGCCACGTTTTTGTTGTGCGAGTGTATACCAATCACGAGTACGGGGGTCATAACTCGCAAGGTCGCGTTTACCACTTGCCGCGCCATAAGAGCGACCATCAGCAAAGCCGACCACAATATCGCTCGCTTTTGTAGCTGCTGTGATTTGTCGAACCATTAAATGTAACTGTTCATCATCACGCGTTTGCGAAAAGTCAGGCGCAGTCGCGATTAAACCTTCTTTAATCGTTTGAAACCAAACGTTGATCTTTGCCGACGTGGTATCAACTTTTAGCATAGAGTAATCATTGATATTACTCGACATTGAAGAAGATAGTTGGCGATAAGAAAAGAAGTTAGAAATAGTTAAAGTCGTTATTAAAAGCAAAATAATGACTGAGATTATTCGCCCTTTAAAACTTGATATAAAATTCACGTTAACAAATACCCTTTAATGGTTATAAATGTTGCTATAAAGCTGATTTTTGGTTATATATTCAGCTTTATACTATTTTTTGCATATCCTATCATTCATATGAAAGCTGGAATAGGATTTTGTAAGCGATTGTAACGTAAAGTTGGATGGAAAATAATTTTTTGTTAATAAACAATCAGACTTTATATCTATAAGTTGATATAAAGTAATATAAAGCCTGATATTTTAACTTAATGTTTTATCGATGTTGGACTATTTATTGAAGCTTAAATTGGCTAATGATCTGCGTTAGTTCATCATTACAATTCGATAGGTTATGTGTGCTATCCATCGTCTTGTTTCCGTTTTGAGTAAGCTGTGACACCATGGTACGGATCGCTGTCATATTACGGTTAATCTCTTCGGTGACAGAACTTTGCTCTTCTGCTGCCGTTGCGATCTGGATGCCAAGGTCATTGATTTGTACAATGGAGTTCGTCATACAATCGAGACTTTCATTTACACTTGCGGTGGTATTTGCCGTCTGTTCACAACTCATGCGTGTTGCGTCCATTGCGTTTACTACGCTGTCTGTGCCACGGTTTAGATTAGTAAGCATTTCGTTAATTTCTGAGGTACTTTGCTGTGTACGTGCTGCCAATGTTCGCACTTCATCAGCTACCACCGCGAATCCACGCCCTTGCTCACCGGCGCGAGCAGCTTCAATCGCGGCGTTTAATGCAAGTAGATTTGTCTGATCTGCGATCCCCCCGATGATGCCTAATACAGCACTGATTT
This genomic stretch from Moritella sp. F3 harbors:
- a CDS encoding methyl-accepting chemotaxis protein, whose protein sequence is MNFISSFKGRIISVIILLLITTLTISNFFSYRQLSSSMSSNINDYSMLKVDTTSAKINVWFQTIKEGLIATAPDFSQTRDDEQLHLMVRQITAATKASDIVVGFADGRSYGAASGKRDLASYDPRTRDWYTLAQQKRGTIVTAMYKDALTKQLLISIAEPFYKNGRLEGVLLADIELGVLNDMVRDSAFANAVTSLYDNQGTAIASTVQINNPGQSKLADDMGYAKLQQKMLNNDEGVSEFSVNGADKVSYFESIKLDDSMSWHLVITVDQSAHYATVKELLEETLLGALLLIIIASAIVYAALNQLYRPILALKSTVVDLAHGNADLTQRLAVTSNDDLGQIAEAVNRFVINLQDMMLEISQSTDHISAGIEQLKSQTEHNNAVLVDHASETDQVVVAVTEMSSTADSVAQNAAQSATFTQQSADEAHKSKAVVEGAVHGVADLVNEVEAMALNIQTMNEDTHKISTVLSVIGDIADQTNLLALNAAIEAARAGEQGRGFAVVADEVRTLAARTQQSTSEINEMLARLRNGADMVVRAMDITKASCQQTATTTASVNDNLDSMTTSVMQINDLGIQIATAAEEQSSVTEEINRNMTMIQSMVNQLTDNGDKTMDSTRELASSNEQLVAIVGQFKLK
- a CDS encoding EAL domain-containing protein, whose product is MDLTSIEQVIPPKLLLYILKSENYGVEYQPIIALDTLEIFAYEALSRFYDDQSNAIPPDQVYKALHDNPLSLFQVEYAQKKLQLQHAPKNIKLFVNLDQDSYFAYGDDIADLSIVTKQLNPFIQLFLDHKDNEVVVELIENSEIIDAKMSINMIKLMASYNIRTAIDDVCNEQSMLSTAVLEQVNFIKFDRFVVLNQHNAQFLLLIRALIAYARAAGKKTILEGVETEGDLLFAKSLNIDYVQGFLFKPQFLFIHKT